The following are encoded together in the Oncorhynchus masou masou isolate Uvic2021 chromosome 5, UVic_Omas_1.1, whole genome shotgun sequence genome:
- the LOC135540032 gene encoding rootletin-like isoform X1, translated as MSDTENSNTDSKLESVIQRLEESVLSEEKRLTVRGASPEDPPTCLPARVREIVTKNLNESPPGAMSSVMSVQEENRVLQVELGRLEDLLAHSRADRDELAIKYSAISERLEQALRLETGDGERDSPESRSQAQQNMDLRRRLDEEQAAYKRKLTAYQEGQQRQAQLVQKLQAKVLQYKKRCGDLEQTLVEKSSELEQHRLSGRCDMSSNSHHRDEEDPCGDLENALIRLEEEQQRSSSLSAVNAMLREQLEQAGLANEALSQDIRRLTADWSKSREELEQRESDWRREEESFHSYFSSEHSRLLSVWRQVVGFRRQVCELKSATERDLSDMRNELARASHSVQSSCSGLSSTLRSREGGAALALEREVALRGQLELQLRERVAEMMSLQTRTDAERAELNARLSDAVREVERLKSQSEEKDRDVASLTKRLEEQSGNDETDMQVMRAHTETLLDTLRDIAQTVLSDGDSSSEADQENTGAPLLALLHGSSPHRSSSPWGSTSPRRYSSLATVPEASLSALRSAVNSRHLQLQEVRGRLSSAQSSVQLLRRQLAEAESAKREAEQRSQTLHGERDGVQREKDTTQRERDRLKQDRDTLASEKVAVEKAAQAALIKAQILQMDCEKLQQAVTSAQRERDHEREEKVDALQERDRAKAETDRVQKQWEQSESRASVQRGELSTVRESHHQAEVERQLLEGEKTQLTEALARAESSNAELSLLVNKLHSEEAALRDSLAKMGSMNEGLAQDKSDLNSIISQLEEEKAYLQAQKHEAEQEKMTIRDELVRLEQDRLELDSARLALHQSLQESELSRVGMEAELQSLRADRVKLQDKVTQLCGEVSSLGAELGMARGEEQRQGVALEEVGRGRAELVRERAGLVVQLTASERENATLTEELAAFRSEREALETSLFEVQQQLVQLEFRREQLEAENQSLRLLRETTTAELRRVRADGENVLAQSEREREALSQALTTTQQESQQALHTAITDHQEEAERLTAEKEALRRSLEFEQEGALRQVRQEAEEQLLRAERDREDLKDEVRSLQHDRDQSLLQAETEKQQMLSQKEAEKAVLSERVSILQAELGTATLELDRLAREAAHYKEQERATVGALTSELLELRSQLEEAGSVHERELHRLQENSSDLQTHTDAALKELEECRASLSASEESRDQVRRDMLEMDRRLNQTRDTGEGYRRDGVELRRTLTDVTKERDTLSLSNTQLRETLRSAETERISVKRQCEEKEQRLAVLEESLSSAQREVMELRSCLREVERSRLEARRELQELRRQVKVLDGEKEQKGREVAELQTRLSLEEQREEERGREIFSLKQKLAEADTARTSIKKELSILQRRLTESESGWRGCERELTAQLQDARGCEKKLQDEARNLSLRAQTSQDSLTQSSLQLSEAQGRLAATEVELARAEAGRRELEFRLGSLQSALTRTLGIGAGGRRSASGGRGRSPRGSPPAASYSSITRPRSLSPLRCSLSPPKDFGGSTPDNTLGCSRPISPEQGDTPLPMPLPELDPETLRCGLRDFLQELREAQRDRDEARCQLGALQRELEEVTGERDSAQNRLSQLHNTLQECQEGKRGVDGRLSSTQAMLQQQEETARRGERERRTLTDRVKELERALQTAETEKKHTQDQLSKQRAGEVRLEAERRRLREALEVAEARGTRVELGRRSLEGELQRLKLSLGDREAENQATQERHDALVKQVAEGESCVASLQREVDRLSQALSKAQEGEVCLREKNQSLSQSLQEATVAHSATQGRLVALQKTLGLAEQDRRHLQERVDGARASLTDGKRGMTALTERVQSLQTELTQSDLRRGELEAELAHTQEALRQRSASLTEAQRSAQSAQTERVSAEERLRGLQRAVAVLETEKKDAERQAVRLEKDKNALRNTLDKVERQKLKTEEGSMRLSAEKGRLDRSLTTAEQELQDAQRQIALLQELVDVRKKITFSMAQLAEMEQSHNVSESSVRQRDEVMREAERLRVAQREAERTLAARERAHRHRVKGLEEQVSTLKEQLQQEMRRRQPSLPTSLMSGGN; from the exons AGGCTGGAGGAGAGTGTGTTGTCTGAAGAGAAGAGGCTGACAGTCCGAGGCGCCTCCCCTGAAGACCCACCTACGTGTTTACCTGCACGAGTCCGGGAGATCGTTACCAAGAACCTCAACGAGAGCC cACCAGGAGCCATGTCCTCCGTGATGTCTGTCCAAGAGGAGAACCGGGTGCTGCAGGTAGAGCTGGGAAGGCTGGAGGATCTGCTGGCCCATAGCAGGGCAGACCGAGATGAGCTGGCTATCAAATACAGCGCCATCAGCGAGAGG CTAGAACAGGCTCTCCGCCTGGAGACGGGTGACGGGGAGCGGGATTCACCCGAGTCTCGCAGCCAGGCTCAGCAGAACATGGACCTGCGCCGGCGTCTGGACGAGGAACAGGCAGCCTACAAGCGTAAACTCACAGCCTACCAGGAGGGCCAGCAAAGACAGGCTCAGCTGGTGCAGAAACTGCAGGCCAAG GTCCTGCAGTACAAGAAGAGGTGTGGAGATCTAGAGCAGACTCTAGTGGAGAAGTCCTCGGAGCTGGAGCAGCACAGACTGAGT GGTCGTTGTGATATGTCCAGCAACAGCCACCATCGAGACGAGGAGGATCCATGCGGCGACCTGGAAAATGCTCTCATCCGGTTGGAGGAGGAGCAGCAAAG GAGCAGCAGTCTGTCTGCAGTGAACGCCATGCTGAGAGAGCAGTTGGAGCAGGCAGGACTGGCCAATGAGGCACTCAGCCAGGACATACGCAGACTCACTGCTGATTGGTCCAAATCCAGGGAGGAGCTGGAGCAGAGGGAGTCTgattggaggagggaggaggaa TCTTTCCACAGTTATTTCAGCAGTGAGCACAGTCGTCTGCTATCCGTGTGGCGACAGGTGGTGGGCTTCCGTAGACAGGTCTGTGAGCTGAAGAGCGCCACAGAGAG GGACCTGTCAGACATGCGTAACGAGCTGGCCCGGGCCTCCCACTCTGTCCAGTCATCCTGCTCCGGCCTGTCCTCCACGCTGCGCAGCCGGGAGGGAGGGGCGGCTCTGGCCCTGGAGCGGGAAGTGGCGCTGCGGGGGCAGCTGGAGCTGCAGCTTAGAGAACGGGTGGCTGAAATGATGAGCCTGCAGACCAGGACTGACGCTGAAAGGGCTGAGCTCAAcgccag GCTGTCAGATGCAGTGCGAGAGGTGGAGAGGCTGAAGAGCCAGAgtgaggagaaagacagggacgTGGCCTCACTGACCAAGAGACTGGAG GAGCAGAGTGGCAACGATGAGACAGACATGCAGGTGATGAGGGCTCATACTGAAACACTACTGGACACACTGAGAGACATTGCCCAG ACTGTCCTATCCGATGGGGACTCGTCATCAGAAgcagaccaggagaacactggGGCTCCTCTATTGGCTCTTCTCCATGGCTCCTCCCCTCACCGCTCCTCATCACCATGGGGATCCACCTCTCCCAGGCGTTACTCCTCGTTGGCCACCGTCCCAGAGGCCAGCCTGTCAGCTCTGCGGTCTGCTGTCAACAGCAGACATCTCCAGCTGCAG GAGGTCCGAGGGCGTCTCTCCTCTGCCCAGTCATCAGTACAATTGCTGCGCAGGCAGCTAGCAGAGGCGGAATCAGCCAAGCGGGAGGCGGAACAGCGCAGTCAGACCCtgcatggagagagggatggagttcagagagagaaggacaccacacagagagagagagaccgtctgaAACAAGACAGGGACACACTGGCTAG TGAGAAGGTGGCTGTGGAGAAGGCAGCCCAGGCAGCTCTGATCAAGGCCCAGATTCTGCAGATGGACTGTGAGAAGCTGCAGCAGGCCGTGACGTCGGCCCAGAGAGAAAGGGAtcacgagagagaggagaaggtggacgCGCTGCAGGAGAGAGACCGGGCCAAGGCAGAGACCGACAGAGT TCAGAAGCAGTGGGAGCAGAGTGAGAGCCGGGCGTCTGTCCAGAGAGGGGAGCTGTctacagtgagagagagtcaCCACCAGGCAGAGGTGGAGAGGCAGCTGCTGGAAGGAGAGAAGACCCAGCTCACTGAGGCGTTGGCCCGG GCTGAGAGCAGTAATGCAGAGCTCTCTCTGCTGGTCAACAAGCTTCACTCTGAGGAGGCTGCCCTCCGAGACTCTCTGGCCAAGATGGGCAGCATGAATGAGGGCCTGGCCCAGGACAAgtctgacctcaactccatcatcAGCCAG CTTGAAGAGGAGAAGGCCTACCTGCAGGCCCAGAAACATGAAGCGGAGCAGGAGAAGATGACCATCAGAGATGAGCTCGTCCGATTGGAACAGGACAGGCTAGAGTTGGACTCCGCCCGCCTCGCCCTCCACCAGTCCTTGCAGGAGTCTGAGCTGAGCAGGGTGGGGATGGAGGCGGAGCTTCAGAGCCTCAGGGCCGATAGAGTGAAGCTGCAGGACAAAGTCACTCAG CTGTGTGGCGAGGTGAGCTCTCTGGGGGCGGAATTGGGCATGGCCCGCGGTGAGGAACAGAGGCAGGGCGTGGCTCTGGAGGAAGTAGGGCGGGGCCGGGCGGAGCTGGTCAGGGAGAGGGCGGGGCTGGTGGTCCAGCTGACTGCATCGGAGAGAGAGAAcgccacactaacagaggagttGGCCGCATTCAG GTCAGAGCGGGAGGCCTTGGAGACCAGCCTGTTTGAGGTGCAGCAGCAGCTGGTTCAGCTAGAGTTTCGCAGAGAGCAGCTAGAAGCAGAGAACCAGAGCCTGCGGCTACTCAGGGAGACCACCAccg CGGAGCTGAGGCGTGTGCGCGCGGATGGGGAGAATGTGCTGGcgcagagtgagagggagagagaagcttTGAGCCAGGCCCTGACTACCACCCAGCAGGAGTCCCAGCAGGCCCTCCACACCGCCATCACTGACCaccaggaggaggcagagagactgACCGCTGAAAAG GAGGCCCTGCGTCGCAGTTTGGAGTTTGAACAGGAGGGGGCACTGCGACAGGTCAGACAGGAAGCAGAAGAGCAGCTCCTCAGAGCCGAGAGAGACCGGGAGGACCTGAAAGATGAAGTGAGGAGTCTGCAGCATGACAGAGATCAGAGTCTGctacaggcagagacagagaaacaacaG atgttGTCCCAGAAGGAGGCAGAGAAGGCGGTGCTGTCTGAGAGAGTGTCCATCCTGCAGGCAGAGCTGGGTACTGCAACCCTGGAGCTGGACAGACTGGCCAGAGAGGCAGCACATTacaaagaacaggagagg GCCACAGTGGGAGCTCTGACCAGTGAGTTACTGGAGCTTCGCTCTCAGCTGGAGGAGGCTGGCAGTGTTCATGAGCGGGAGCTGCACCGGTTGCAGGAGAACAGCTCTGACCTGCAGACACACACTGATGCTGCCCTCAAAGAG CTGGAGGAGTGCAGAGCTTCTCTCTCAGCCAGTGAGGAGAGCCGAGACCAGGTGAGGCGGGACATGCTGGAGATGGACAGGCGCCTCAACCAAACCCGTGACACCGGGGAAGGGTACAGAAGGGATGGGGTAGAGCTACGGCGCACCCTCACTGATGTCACCAAGGAGAGAGACACTCTCAGCCTATCAAATACCCAGCTGAGGGAGACTCTGAGAAGTGCAGAGACTGAGAGAATCAG tgtgaagCGTCAGTGTGAGGAGAAGGAGCAGCGGCTGGCTGTTCTGGAGGAGAGCCTGTCATCTGCACAGAGAGAGGTGATGGAGCTCCGCAGCTGtctgagagaggtggagaggtcaCGGCTGGAGGCCCGGAGAGAGCTGCAGGAGCTACGCAGACAG GTGAAGGTACTGGATGGAGAGAAGGaacagaaagggagggaggtgGCTGAGTTGCAGACGCGTCTCTccctggaggagcagagagaggaggagagagggcgggagaTCTTCTCTCTCAAACAGAAGCTGGCCGAGGCTGACACAGCCAGGACTTCCATCAAgaaagag ctgTCCATCCTCCAGAGGCGTCTGACAGAGTCAGAGTCAGGCTGGCGGGGATGTGAGAGGGAGCTGACGGCCCAGCTTCAGGATGCCCGGGGCTGTGAGAAGAAGCTCCAGGATGAGGCCAGGAACCTGTCCCTGCGGGCCCAGACATCCCAGGACTCCCTCACTCAATCCAGCCTGCAGCTCAGCGAGGCCCAGGGCCGCCTGGCTGCCACCGAGGTAGAGCTGGCCCGGGCCGAGGCCGGACGCAGGGAGCTAGAGTTCCGCCTGGGCAGCTTGCAGTCGGCACTGACCCGTACGCTGGGTATTGGGGCAGGGGGCCGGAGAAGTGCCAGTGGGGGCAGGGGCAGGAGCCCCAGAGGGAGCCCCCCAGCAGCATCCTACAGCAGCATTACACGTCCCCGCAGCCTCTCGCCTCTACGCTGCTCACTTTCACCCCCAAAAG ATTTTGGAGGCTCGACCCCTGACAACACATTGGGCTGCTCAAGGCCTATCTCCCCAGAGCAGGGTGACACCCCCCTCCCCATGCCCCTGCCTGAGCTGGACCCTGAGACACTGCGCTGCGGCCTCAGAGACTTCCTCCAGGAGCTCCGAGAAGCTCAGAGAGACCGG GATGAGGCTCGCTGCCAGTTGGGGGCGCTACAGAGAGAGTTGGAGGAGgtgacaggggagagagactcCGCCCAGAACCGCCTCTCTCAGCTACACAACACACTGCAGGAGTGCCAGGAGG GTAAGCGTGGTGTTGACGGGCGTCTGAGCTCCACCCAGGCCATGCTCCAGCAGCAGGAGGAGACGgcaaggaggggagagagggagaggagaacccTCACTGACAGAGTCAAGGAGCTGGAGAGAGCCCTGCAGACTGCCGAGACagagaaaaaacacacacag gaCCAGTTGAGTAAGCAGCGTGCGGGCGAGGTGCGTCTGGAGGCTGAGCGGAGGCGTCTGCGGGAGGCCCTGGAGGTTGCCGAGGCCCGGGGGACCAGGGTGGAGCTGGGGAGACGCAGCCTGGAAGGGGAGCTGCAGAGACTCAAACTGAGCCTGGGGGACAGGGAGGCCGAGAACCAGGCCACCCAGGAGCGCCATGATGCACTAGTCAAACAG GTGGCGGAGGGGGAGAGCTGTGTGGCGTCGCTCCAGAGAGAGGTGGACAGGCTGAGCCAGGCTTTGTCTAAAGCCCaggagggagaggtctgtctcAGAGAGAAGAACCAGAGCCTTTCCCAGAGCCTCCAGGAGGCCACCGTTGCCCACAGCGCCACCCAGGGGCGCCTTGTCGCACTGCAGAAGACCCTGGGGCTGGCCGAGCAGGACCGCAGGCATCTACAG GAGCGAGTGGATGGAGCGCGGGCGTCCCTGACGGATGGGAAGAGAGGCATGACGGCCCTCACTGAGCGCGTCCAGAGCCTACAGACTGAGCTGACTCAGAGTGACCTGAGACGAGGAGAGCTGGAGGCAGAGCTGGCTCACAcacaggag GCCCTGCGTCAGCGGTCTGCCAGTCTGACAGAAGCCCAGCGCAGTGCCCAGTCTGCCCAGACAGAGAGGGTGTCTGCAGAGGAAAGGCTGCGCGGGCTGCAGAGGGCCGTGGCCGTGctggagacagagaagaaggatGCAGAGAGACAGGCCGTCCGCCTGGAGAAGGACAAAAACGCACTGAGAAATACACTGGACAAG GTGGAGCGTCAGAAGCTAAAGACGGAGGAGGGCAGCATGCGTCTGTCTGCAGAGAAAGGCCGTCTGGATCGCTCCCTCACCACCGCAGAGCAGGAACTACAGGAcgcacagagacagatagcactgttacag